One Streptomyces hundungensis DNA segment encodes these proteins:
- a CDS encoding efflux RND transporter periplasmic adaptor subunit, with amino-acid sequence MKVLPRLHKAVLLNSALGAVLIAAVGGAYAVVATSDSDTPRRTATRTAAVSTGKVQATVAGAGLLASPSDAGVNFTTGGQLTRVEVKPGDKVTKGQLLAKVDDKTAREAVTQAKTALAAAKANLASVQAGQPASPPATPNTNPSGKSSAPASPTPKPTPTPPVSPTPTPSATTTPTPTPKSLTGAAAEQSTDEGSAIRMEPVAHTAVDPNLLIQAQAQVAQAQSTLDAAQRALEGTVLTAPVDGTVASVGATVGQTVIGTTYASGAGTPPGAPAPAASNAPAPGGSSAAPSGFIVLTNPTGMQVKANVSEADALRLKPGQAATVTLTAQSTTTLNAKVLSVGTLAVNGPAGSGAAGQYLVTLDIMGPTTDLHTGQGVSVQIVAGEASDALFVPTAALIGSGAKRTVTVVAADGTAHSAQVTVGVESDTNTQITSGLTQGQKVRITTVAP; translated from the coding sequence ATGAAGGTCCTTCCGCGGCTGCATAAAGCCGTCCTGTTGAACTCGGCGCTCGGTGCAGTGCTCATCGCGGCCGTGGGCGGTGCGTACGCGGTGGTGGCGACCTCCGACAGCGACACGCCCCGGCGCACGGCCACCCGTACGGCCGCCGTCTCCACGGGAAAGGTGCAGGCGACCGTCGCCGGGGCCGGGCTGCTGGCGTCCCCGAGCGACGCCGGTGTCAACTTCACCACCGGTGGGCAACTGACCCGGGTCGAAGTCAAGCCCGGTGACAAGGTCACCAAGGGACAGCTGCTGGCGAAGGTCGACGACAAGACGGCGCGCGAGGCGGTCACACAGGCGAAGACGGCCCTGGCCGCCGCCAAGGCGAACCTCGCGAGTGTGCAGGCGGGTCAGCCGGCCAGCCCGCCGGCCACTCCCAACACCAACCCCTCGGGCAAGTCGAGCGCGCCCGCGTCCCCCACACCCAAGCCCACGCCCACTCCCCCGGTGTCGCCCACCCCCACGCCCTCCGCCACCACCACTCCCACGCCGACGCCCAAGTCGCTGACCGGGGCCGCGGCCGAGCAGTCGACCGACGAGGGCTCCGCCATCCGCATGGAGCCCGTCGCGCACACCGCCGTTGACCCCAATCTCCTCATCCAGGCCCAGGCGCAGGTCGCCCAGGCGCAGAGCACCCTGGACGCCGCCCAGCGCGCCCTCGAAGGGACCGTGCTGACCGCTCCGGTCGACGGCACGGTCGCCTCGGTGGGCGCCACCGTCGGACAAACGGTGATCGGCACGACATACGCCTCCGGAGCGGGTACGCCTCCGGGCGCGCCGGCTCCCGCCGCCTCCAACGCCCCTGCCCCGGGCGGCAGTTCGGCGGCGCCCAGTGGGTTCATCGTGCTCACCAACCCGACCGGGATGCAGGTGAAGGCCAATGTCTCGGAGGCCGACGCGCTCCGGCTCAAGCCGGGCCAGGCGGCCACCGTCACGCTGACCGCGCAGTCCACCACCACGCTGAACGCGAAGGTGCTGTCGGTCGGCACGCTCGCCGTGAACGGCCCGGCCGGCAGCGGCGCCGCCGGGCAGTACCTGGTGACCCTGGACATCATGGGCCCGACGACGGATCTCCACACGGGGCAGGGCGTCAGTGTGCAGATCGTCGCGGGCGAGGCGTCCGACGCGTTGTTCGTGCCGACGGCGGCGCTGATCGGCTCCGGTGCCAAGCGCACCGTGACGGTGGTCGCGGCCGACGGCACCGCGCACTCCGCGCAGGTGACGGTGGGCGTCGAGTCCGACACCAACACCCAGATCACCAGCGGCCTGACGCAGGGTCAGAAGGTGCGGATCACCACCGTCGCGCCTTGA